Proteins encoded in a region of the Oncorhynchus clarkii lewisi isolate Uvic-CL-2024 unplaced genomic scaffold, UVic_Ocla_1.0 unplaced_contig_7067_pilon_pilon, whole genome shotgun sequence genome:
- the LOC139398526 gene encoding sorting nexin-18-like, with translation MALKARALYEFNSENTGEISLTEHEIVSLYSEQDIEGWLEGSNSKGERGLFPASYVEILNNDTASTFNNNSTSEDTYRGSRYANIPTGGFGDASNKTLNQIENLSKTSIISSGFTASSPLAPAQQQQHGYQASQGSDEDWDEDWDDTSTVADEPGVVGGSHQGDFDGNGSSTYSVSTSSMSRSGNAQQAKSSATVSRNLNRFSTFVKSGGEAFVLGEAAGFVKDGDKICVVTGQYGPEWQENPYPFSCTIDDPTKQTKFKGMKSYIAYKLTPTHTQTQVNRRYKHFDWLYARLVEKFPVISVPHIPEKQATGRFEEDFISKRRKGLIWWMNHMTSHPVLSRCDVFQHFLSCN, from the coding sequence CCGAAAACACAGGGGAGATATCATTAACGGAACATGAAATAGTGAGCTTGTACAGCGAACAGGACATTGAAGGCTGGCTAGAAGGATCCAACAGCAAAGGCGAGAGAGGTCTCTTCCCCGCGTCCTACGTCGAGATCCTAAATAACGATACCGCGTCCACGTTTAATAATAACAGCACATCAGAGGATACTTACCGGGGATCCCGATACGCCAATATTCCAACCGGAGGTTTCGGGGACGCCTCGAATAAAACATTAAATCAAATTGAAAACTTGTCCAAAACATCAATAATATCGTCTGGGTTTACAGCGTCCTCGCCACTTGCCCCagcgcagcagcagcagcacggtTACCAAGCCAGCCAGGGCAGCGATGAAGACTGGGATGAAGACTGGGATGACACCTCTACAGTGGCTGACGAGCCCGGGGTTGTTGGTGGCAGTCACCAAGGGGACTTTGATGGCAATGGATCGTCTACATATAGCGTGTCAACATCTTCTATGTCCAGAAGTGGCAACGCTCAACAAGCCAAGAGCTCTGCCACGGTCAGTAGAAACCTCAATAGGTTTTCAACATTTGTGAAATCAGGAGGGGAAGCGTTCGTGTTAGGTGAGGCAGCTGGGTTTGTGAAAGATGGGGATAAGATCTGTGTTGTAACGGGACAATACGGTCCAGAATGGCAGGAAAACCCATACCCATTCTCCTGTACCATAGACGACCCCACCAAGCAGACCAAGTTCAAAGGGATGAAGAGTTACATTGCCTACAAGCTGAcgcccacccacacacagacccagGTAAACAGGAGGTATAAACACTTTGACTGGCTCTACGCCAGGCTGGTGGAGAAGTTCCCTGTCATCTCGGTGCCCCACATCCCAGAGAAACAGGCCACGGGGCGGTTTGAGGAGGACTTCATCTCTAAAAGGAGGAAAGGGTTGATATGGTGGATGAATCACATGACTAGTCACCCGGTCCTGTCCAGATGTGATGTGTTCCAGCACTTCCTCTCCTGCAACAG